CGCGCGCCATCGTCGCAGCTCATCACCGGCGGGAGGGCGCCAATCTATGCATCTAGAAGGCTGTCATCCGAGtgactttttctttttaatttctgcaaattaaaaaatttaaattgaAAGCTAAAAACTAAAACTTAAAAACTTctaatgaaaaataaatttaaaagTTGATTAAATTAAAAGAGTTAAATCAAAAGgttaaaattaaaaatttcaaaaattaaaagtcaaaatattaaaaaaaaagcatgctgaaaaaagcaaaaaaaaaacgacaACCAATTTTTGGGCTTCAGAATTCGTCCACCCATTTTGATTTTGGTGGTCTTCTACCAATTAGCCCTGCCCTATTGCATcatcatgtaaaaaaaaaaggagtacCAGAGAAAAACGAGACAAGCAGAAATCTATCAGGAAACATATTTGGTATGTAGTTTCTCCAAACTCACTCAGTGTCAAGTCCTGTCTGGACACATATATGAAAAGTGTAAAGCGTCCTTGACAATCAAaggtactcactccgtcccatatttaGTGAATTTCTATTACacgtatctaaacgctttttagacatagatacatccgtatttagacaaatttgagtcacttaatatggaacggagggagtacttcattTTAAAATTGTGTACTCCTACCAGGTATCATAAAATTCTCGGCAAAAGGTCGACCGTCCACGGGACCATGGCTAATTAAGTGATTCTTAGCTTATAAATTATGTGCAATTTTTAGGTCCGGACCTGACACATGCAACAAGGCAATTGCAGAATCTTAATCAATcgattgaaaaataaaaattctaccACGACCGAGAAATGACATCCTTGACACAACATTAGGACCTCATCTTCGATTTCGTCGAAAGAGTGAGTAGTCCCACGAGTGCTACTTCTCGGACCAACAAAGTTTCATGCAAATAAAACCCAAAATAAACCGAACGATCTGTTGACAGGAGGAAGGATGATGCTACTTGATCTCCGCCAGATAGCCTTTCTCAGAAAAAGGAGGCGCGGACACATACTCTGATACTCCATGGTCCGTCTGATGGTGATGGATTTTGGTAAACAAGATCCAAGATCCTTTTTTTCCGTCAGACTCAAGCGTTTCCTGTGCTGGACCAGCTCGCATCCCTGAACCTTTCGGAGCTTCAGTCCAAGAATACACAAGGAAAAACAAGATCTAGATTTCCCTGCCTCATTGTGCGTGATCGATGATCGATCCGGCGGCACTGAGGAGGCCGGACAGCCTCGACATCCAACTAACTCGCCGCATTTGCATAGCCCCCTTTCCAACAGCTGCCGGCCGCACTGTTTCAGTCACGCGCGCGCACTCCGTCCCAGGATGATGGGCTCAAACAGCGACGTATCCCACCAAAAGTTCCCGGTGGAGTTTATCCCCATGACCCCGAAGTCTGAGACGCGGAGCTAGCGTCACTAGAGCTCTAGAGGATGGTGATGCCACGAACCACTGAATTTGTTGCCTTCCACGCTGATTTTTTTCAGTGGATTCCCACTCTGCTGCGTGCGTGTTACTGACTGGTCTGTCTTGTGTGTACGCCTTGCTGGCTCACACAAACGTCTGCGCGTGGATTGGTTTGTCTACTGCCTACCGAAAGATAGTTTCTTTACTGTGCCAGTATTATTGTTCTCCATCACTCCAGTCAAGATTATAAGGAGAGCAAGGGGAAGGAGAAGCGCCTTTGTCAAGATTTCCTTGAAACGGGAGAAACGAACATTCCGTAACGTCAACTAACAACGCCGGGCGCTGTACCTGGTTCGACATTTACAACGAGTCGATCGATCCCAGTGACAATTTCAAGAGCAGAGATTCGATCAGTCGGCCGTGTGTGTGTTCCGGCCTGGACGTTTCTACCCAAAACGGGAAAGAAGAGCGCACGCGCGACGCGATCCGATCCGAACGAACTTTTGAGGAGAATCAACGGCCCCATTAATTGGAACCGGGCTCCTGCTGTCGATCGAGGAGGACGACAGACACGAAAAGCAAGCTGCTGGCGCAAGACGATTTGCTCGGACTCGAACACAGGAATCCTGTGCTGTGGGTATACTTGGACTGTGCGCCGGTCTGCGCCGGACCAACCTACACGTACAGTACAGTGGCCTCGACGTCCAGCGTCCGCGAAGTACATAGAAGACTGAACGGCAGCTGCCGACATCGCGGCGAGCGGCTGGCAGTAGTGGCGGTTTGTCTCTCGCGCGCGCGACGGGCTTGGGCTTTACCTTTTACTATGGAGTACTAGACACCTAGGAGTTCCTCTCTTTTGTCTGGTATTCAGAGACCTAAGAACTGAGAGCAATAGGAaaccagaagaagaaaaaaacgatCGATCTTTAACTCGTGATGGCAACAGCTGACACGCGTATCGAACGGTAAGGTTGATCGGTCTCACTTAATAACAGTTGCACTGGTGGGTAGGGgtttgtgtgtgcttgtgccACCGCCACATACAGAGACGGAACTGACCGCTCCATGCTCGATCTCCGGCCATGTCTCCATACAACATTATATGCGTGCCTGCTTAATTGGTTTGTTTGGGTCTTTGTTGCTGCCGCTGTTTCCCTGTTGGTAATGCAATGCGAAACAGAGTTCCCTTCTGTCGCTAGAGAGAGATTCGATGTGTGCAGTGCAGCTTGTCGGCCGGGGTCACTGGCTCGGGTGACCGCACACGCCTGTTGCCTCAAAGTCACACGTTGTGAGGACTTGATATCAGCGCTATATATGTACCAGCGTCATTAGTTTTTGCTGGATTGTTCAGTGTTTCGGTGGCATTTGACTATTACAGTGATATGGTTTGTAGCTATCACTAAGCCCGCACTTTGGTTTTCAGTGGTGCATCCAGTGATGCTGCCAAGCTCATCAACGTCATTGTTTGTAGGGATCAGTATTTGCCAATGCTTGGGTGTTTGCTACTGCTACGATGTCTTGGTCTACAAGGTGCAGGGCATTGGAAGGTTTTGATAACCAGAACTATGAATTTGCTTGAGGAATTAACATCACTATATATCAGCACCTGATAAATAAACATGAACTTTCTGTGAATCTGTTTTGCCTACTTGTATTGCGGGCACTTCAACACCATTACAACttttccccgcaaaaaaaacacCATTACAACTTCGCCCTGATGAACAATTATACAAATAATGAGGCATCAAATGCTGACTCGTTCGGGAGAGCAATCGATCAACGGGGAGTGAGCGAATCTTCCAAATTGGGTAATACCTTGAGGATATATACTCCTTTGTCATATTCATGGGCACTTGCTTGCTTAACAGCCTTCATCTTAGTGATCTAAACATAGAGGATTGCTCACTGTCGCATTCTCCAAGACTAATTTAACAGGTCCTAAGCCCCTAACTACtccagaagaaacaaaaactgaACATATATGTACAAAACAGTGAGAAGGACAGACTAAGTAGGCAAAATATTACAGGGTTCACAGAGAGGTCAACATATGTAGTTAGTAATACAAGTCATGGAAAGTCTGGGTCTTCCTTGTTATGATATATTGCAAACAGCTGCTTGGAGTAACGGAAAGCCATCTTGCGACAGAACTCAAGGCCATATCGATCGTACTTTTCCAAGTCATGTGTTGTCTTCATAAGTGGCCCAGAAGCATCACCATCTAGAAGAAACTGTGCTATGCGAGAACCCCTAAACAAAGAGAACTTACAGGATGAGAGACAGAAAGCCCAAGTTCAATGCACTTGGTTTCTTCATAACGACTGAAGTGGTATTACTGAAAAGTgaaagcaaaataaaatacagcATATGCATGTGCTGTGTGTTACTAATTCAATGGCCACTATCAAAATTAGGTTACGTGTTTATTAAGCCATAATCAAACTTGACCATAACAGATAAACTGAATTTTAGGAATGCAATGCTtcacatgctttttttttcaatatctTGTAATTGCATGAATGCTAGTTAAGACCTCCAGTAAGATCATGATGATCCATAGATTCATCAAGGTATCTCAATCGATTTGACATGTTGACAATTGAACCTACACACATCACTCCGAGAAGCACTCTTATGCAAGTAAAGAGTGGTACTTTACAAATAGAACTGAACCCAATGTAGTCTGAGAAGCCCTACATCATACATAGGAAAAAGGAGTACTTCACAAACAGAACTGAACCCAATATAGTCCGAGAAGTCCTACATTATACATGGAAAGGAAGGTACTTTATAAATACAGTAGAACTGAAAACAATTAAGTCAACACAGTATCTTACCTAAAGAAAAGAGATACTCAAATAAACAAATGTCTAGATTAAAATAAACAAGGCCAAGTTGCCTATCGAACAGTATATTTTGCACATGATGAACAGTACAAATGATGTCAGGACAAAACTATATAGCAAATGCAGAATGTAAATTATGATCAACTGTGTGCAGGCCTGTCAATTACAGTTTAAGTGAATAAAAGGtacttgcaagttgcaacacaAATTAATTTCCCTTAGGAGTTTGGCATACCTCGGAGCATCTATCTGGTTAAATCCTCTTTTGTTATGCACTATAGTCGCCTTTTCCGTTTGTTCTTCCTCAGTTTGCTTTCGATAGAGGGCACATACAGCTTTCAAGCAAAGTTCAGGGTGTTCATCAAATGCTGATAGCATTTCTTGCTCACTCTCCCAATCCTTATCCTTGACATTCCTTTTACGGCGTATGCTAGCCAAAACATCTCTATAATTTGGCTCACTATCAGACTCTTCTGATCCAGCAGAGGATGCTTCAGCAGAATCAACAGCAGTTTCCAAACTATTATCTTCTTCTGCGTCATCTATAAATTCATCCATACTATTATCTTCTTCTGAATCATCCTCAGAATCTTCACCATCCTTGGGTTCAACAAAGACAAGTGCCCGACGTGCAGGCAGCACACCCTTTGATTTGCGTTTTGCTAACCGAGTCGAGCGCCTTGCTGCGGGAGTAGAAGACCCTTTTATCTCACCAGATTCAACATCATTCCCATTCACCACATAAACACCCTCATCGCCATCTTCGTTCTCACTGTCACTGACTCCACACAACGCACGCTTCCTACTAGGTGTAACACCAACCTCCTTCTGCACCTTGCCGTCCTTATCATTCACATGCCCTCCATTTCCATCCTCATCCTCACTGTCGCTGGTGACCACCAGTGCCGCTGCACGCTTCTTGCCCCGTGGCATGGTAGAAACATCATCGTCCTCCAGATCCACACTGTCATCAGAGCAAACGGTCCCATGGTTGCCTCCACCACTTCCCTCTATGTCCTTAATCTCGTCTTCATCCTCACTCTTTCCCGTCACCACCCGCGCTGCAAAATTCTTAGGAGTAACGACCGTAAGAACGTCCTCTTCCTCACCGTCACTAACCTCTGTAACATCACACACCATATGCCCTCCCCCCACCAGGTCGACTGATTTTTCCTTGTTTCCGGCGAAACCCTCCTCCAATCGACCAAAGGCTGGACAAATTTTGCCTGTATTCTCCATTTCCTCTCCCTTAGGCATGGCTTTCCTCAAGCTCTCGTTCTCGCCTTCGAGAAAGGAAACCCTGGCCTCCAGGTCGGCGATTCGGGAGGActtggcggcgagctcggccTTGAGGGCGTCGGCCCTGTTCGCAATCTCCGAGGCGTCCATCTCCGATGGTAGCTCGCCAGGCCCCGCCGACGATGTGGCGGCAGCAGAACCCTAGTGTCGCAGTGGCGGTGGAGGATCGTCGGCCGTGACGCGTGTGTGTGGGGAGAACCGGAGAAGCGAGCGCAGGACTTTTGCCGATTTGCGCTTTCTCGGTCGAAGCAGGCCGTAAGCGTAGGAGTAGGACGAATCGACTTCTCGTGAGTTTGGCCTTTCAAGTGCTCGTTGGGCCTTTGGAATCCGACTCGATCCGTAACCGTTTCTAAATTTGCAATGCAAACGCTCAAAAACACAGTTTTGGTTCAGACAGAAATAAATATCagcatttttttaagaagGCAGAAGCTCCCGTTTTCATTACAAAATCGAACTATAAGAACAAACTATGCAAGCAGTCTGTATAatctgaaaaaggaaaaagaataaaGCTC
The Brachypodium distachyon strain Bd21 chromosome 2, Brachypodium_distachyon_v3.0, whole genome shotgun sequence genome window above contains:
- the LOC100829582 gene encoding uncharacterized protein LOC100829582, which translates into the protein MDASEIANRADALKAELAAKSSRIADLEARVSFLEGENESLRKAMPKGEEMENTGKICPAFGRLEEGFAGNKEKSVDLVGGGHMVCDVTEVSDGEEEDVLTVVTPKNFAARVVTGKSEDEDEIKDIEGSGGGNHGTVCSDDSVDLEDDDVSTMPRGKKRAAALVVTSDSEDEDGNGGHVNDKDGKVQKEVGVTPSRKRALCGVSDSENEDGDEGVYVVNGNDVESGEIKGSSTPAARRSTRLAKRKSKGVLPARRALVFVEPKDGEDSEDDSEEDNSMDEFIDDAEEDNSLETAVDSAEASSAGSEESDSEPNYRDVLASIRRKRNVKDKDWESEQEMLSAFDEHPELCLKAVCALYRKQTEEEQTEKATIVHNKRGFNQIDAPRGSRIAQFLLDGDASGPLMKTTHDLEKYDRYGLEFCRKMAFRYSKQLFAIYHNKEDPDFP